Proteins from one Shewanella pealeana ATCC 700345 genomic window:
- a CDS encoding nodulation protein NoeA, which translates to MDEIEVHRASFRDNSGFIFSKQGSLYRQVNSSYKEEFDAYVESGLHQALVNKGYIVDHEEISLDEHCRDNVHKVIKPVLIPYLTYPYEWSFSQLQDAAKLTLDIQLLALDFGFTLKDASAFNIQFYQGKPVLIDTLSFTRYQQGPWVAYRQFCQHFLAPLLLKKYCDHRLGRMTELYIDGVPLDLASRLLPRHTWFSFNALSHIHLHAKMQSRYSASGDSASQHIEKASSKIDIGKLGALVTSLRAYVAGLSWSSANTEWGDYYDNTNYSQASMLGKQEIIESYLKDFDKPISLLADLGANNGHFSRIASKYSHRVISFDFDELAVEQNYLKVRAEGDERILPVVLDLFNPSPSIGWANEERSAFVGREKFEVMIALALIHHLAIGNNVPLNKIIQLLHSLVSDYLIIEFVPKSDSQVEHLLATREDIFPDYHEQGFEQALQGYFTIMRKDTIPHSVRTLYCLKRNSTLS; encoded by the coding sequence ATGGATGAGATTGAGGTACATAGGGCTTCGTTTCGAGATAACAGTGGCTTTATCTTCAGTAAGCAAGGAAGCTTGTATCGACAGGTTAACTCCTCCTATAAAGAGGAGTTCGATGCTTACGTTGAAAGTGGCCTACATCAAGCTCTGGTTAATAAAGGCTATATCGTCGACCATGAAGAGATAAGCCTAGATGAGCATTGCAGGGACAACGTACATAAAGTCATTAAACCTGTGCTGATCCCCTACCTTACCTATCCATACGAATGGAGCTTCAGTCAGCTGCAAGATGCGGCAAAGCTGACCTTAGATATTCAATTATTAGCCTTAGATTTTGGTTTTACGCTCAAAGATGCCAGCGCCTTTAATATTCAGTTTTACCAAGGTAAGCCTGTTCTTATCGACACACTCTCATTTACCCGCTATCAACAAGGCCCTTGGGTTGCATACCGTCAGTTTTGCCAACACTTTTTGGCGCCATTGCTATTGAAGAAGTACTGCGATCATCGCTTGGGGCGTATGACAGAACTCTACATAGATGGAGTACCACTCGATTTAGCCAGTCGCTTACTACCACGCCATACTTGGTTTAGCTTCAATGCACTGTCACACATTCACCTGCACGCTAAAATGCAATCGAGATACAGTGCCAGTGGAGATTCTGCTAGTCAGCATATCGAAAAAGCCAGTTCGAAAATAGACATAGGCAAACTTGGCGCGCTAGTCACAAGTTTAAGGGCTTATGTAGCAGGATTAAGCTGGTCATCGGCGAATACCGAGTGGGGTGACTACTATGACAATACCAACTACTCGCAAGCCTCAATGCTAGGTAAACAGGAGATTATTGAAAGCTATTTGAAGGATTTCGACAAGCCTATCTCACTGTTAGCCGACCTTGGTGCCAACAATGGACACTTCAGCCGCATAGCCAGTAAGTACTCACACAGGGTCATTTCTTTCGACTTTGACGAACTCGCGGTTGAACAGAATTATCTTAAAGTCAGGGCCGAAGGGGACGAGCGTATATTGCCTGTGGTGTTAGATCTATTTAACCCTTCACCGTCGATAGGCTGGGCTAATGAGGAGCGCAGCGCTTTTGTTGGCCGAGAGAAGTTCGAAGTGATGATAGCCTTAGCATTGATCCACCATCTGGCCATAGGCAACAATGTACCACTTAACAAGATTATTCAGTTGCTACACAGTCTGGTTAGCGATTATTTAATTATCGAGTTTGTTCCCAAAAGCGATTCACAGGTAGAACACCTGCTAGCAACAAGAGAAGACATATTCCCAGACTACCATGAGCAGGGCTTTGAGCAGGCTTTACAGGGATACTTTACTATAATGCGTAAGGACACAATACCTCACTCAGTCCGCACACTATACTGCCTTAAGCGCAACTCGACGTTAAGTTGA
- a CDS encoding sulfatase-like hydrolase/transferase — protein sequence MSTLLASMKAVPKAVSNLARYAIPAIVLTGTAFLMLDNFSYTLFGIASHSASTFAFQAYYWIIIFLFFIYFIDKLAKANSTDGVIGKYCGSLLKLMLILLGLSSVSLVVSYNQPLSTELGVSTAAVSATPLRDKLPNIIFLGADGVNSSNMSIYGYQRVTTPFMDSIAHESLIYRNHWTNSSKTTGSIGALLTGKYPTRTKVIFRPDTFKGEDMFQHLPGILRGLGYYNIDITLRHYIDSEDLKMRNAFDYANHRQLNQQGSQLKHFFLLRWPTMVQFIEENGLRLYQRLAHLSGYTSMVNPRKQIHQGADAAPHLSDIGRIKQLKEQILQAPKPFFANVHLLGPHGSKFDYQEAIFTETKQQDEHWMVDHYDNAIYQWDAYSREIYQLLDELGELDNTLLVFSSDHGKGHSVNETLPLIIRYPNKEHTGTITQASQRVDIAPTVLSYLGVTPPQWMDGHSLLSRGNDFYPIFIVTSSMQQLTNAGDWKVAANLKPPFYSLGTISMAYCGILYSMDINDIHQPLLSQQRVHPKAATCPDVDLEPMLAYGMIVTHLKEMGYNTDQLNVELRLRQYSVRTE from the coding sequence TTGTCGACTCTCTTAGCTAGCATGAAAGCAGTGCCTAAGGCTGTTTCTAACTTGGCTCGCTATGCTATTCCTGCAATAGTTTTGACGGGGACGGCATTTTTAATGCTAGATAATTTCTCATATACCCTGTTTGGTATCGCCTCACACTCAGCTTCAACCTTTGCTTTTCAAGCTTACTATTGGATTATCATTTTCCTCTTTTTCATCTACTTCATAGACAAGCTCGCCAAGGCTAATTCCACTGACGGGGTCATCGGCAAGTATTGCGGGTCTTTGCTTAAGTTGATGTTGATATTACTCGGTCTCTCATCGGTCTCCTTAGTGGTATCGTACAATCAACCACTTTCTACAGAGCTAGGTGTAAGTACTGCTGCCGTGAGTGCTACACCATTGAGGGATAAGTTACCCAATATTATTTTCTTAGGTGCTGACGGGGTTAATAGCAGCAACATGTCTATCTATGGCTATCAACGGGTCACCACACCATTTATGGACAGTATCGCCCATGAGAGCCTTATCTATAGAAATCATTGGACTAATTCATCTAAAACGACAGGCTCAATTGGAGCGCTATTGACTGGCAAGTATCCAACTCGGACCAAGGTTATCTTCAGGCCAGATACCTTTAAAGGAGAAGATATGTTTCAGCATCTTCCCGGAATATTGAGAGGGCTTGGATATTATAATATTGATATTACCTTGAGGCATTACATCGACTCGGAAGATCTGAAGATGCGTAATGCCTTCGATTACGCAAATCATAGGCAATTGAATCAACAAGGCTCACAACTAAAGCATTTCTTTCTACTGCGTTGGCCCACTATGGTGCAGTTTATCGAAGAAAATGGGCTGCGGCTCTATCAACGATTGGCGCACTTGAGTGGTTATACCTCTATGGTTAATCCACGTAAGCAGATCCATCAAGGTGCTGATGCTGCGCCCCATCTTTCGGATATTGGCCGTATAAAGCAATTGAAGGAGCAAATTCTACAGGCTCCCAAACCATTTTTTGCAAACGTACATTTGCTCGGCCCACACGGGAGCAAATTTGACTATCAAGAAGCTATTTTTACCGAAACAAAGCAGCAAGATGAGCATTGGATGGTTGATCATTATGACAACGCAATCTATCAATGGGATGCATATAGTCGAGAAATATACCAACTGTTAGATGAGTTAGGTGAGCTGGATAATACCCTGTTGGTATTCAGCAGCGATCACGGCAAAGGCCACAGTGTAAATGAAACTCTGCCCTTGATCATACGTTACCCGAATAAAGAGCATACAGGCACAATAACTCAGGCATCTCAGAGAGTGGATATTGCGCCAACCGTATTATCCTATTTGGGAGTCACGCCGCCGCAATGGATGGACGGTCATAGTCTATTATCTCGAGGTAACGACTTCTATCCAATATTCATCGTCACCTCTTCGATGCAACAGTTAACCAATGCCGGGGACTGGAAGGTTGCAGCTAATTTAAAGCCGCCTTTTTACTCTTTGGGCACCATATCTATGGCGTATTGTGGCATTTTATATTCCATGGACATTAACGATATTCATCAACCTTTGCTTTCCCAGCAAAGAGTTCACCCTAAAGCCGCTACATGTCCAGATGTCGATTTAGAGCCCATGTTAGCGTATGGGATGATTGTCACCCACCTTAAAGAGATGGGCTACAATACCGATCAACTTAACGTCGAGTTGCGCTTAAGGCAGTATAGTGTGCGGACTGAGTGA
- a CDS encoding M20/M25/M40 family metallo-hydrolase, whose product MPNINQERLVEHFISLVRIDSESGNEKAVAEVLTEQLGQLGFEVTQLAVPSEITNGFNIYGKLTGSLEGSIVFSSHMDTVTPGIGIEPIIEDGIIRSKGDTILGGDDKSGIAAVMEAVRSIQERGEAHKTIEVAFTVYEERGMHGAKNFDISKIESSQAIVLDSGGPIGTIITTAPGQQSLKVTIKGKPAHAGLEPEAGINALTVAADAISKMQLSRIDDETTANIGVVQGGQATNIVMPELYIEAEARSLDDDKLAKQVAHMVSTFEAAAQKHGASVEIDSTRSYNAYHIADDDAHVVEVKNTFAAIGIEAMTKPTGGGSDANIFNANGLKTVNLSTGMSKVHTTDEFIAVADLAAITEFVHCYLTR is encoded by the coding sequence ATGCCAAATATTAATCAAGAAAGACTCGTTGAACATTTTATCTCACTGGTGAGAATCGACAGTGAATCAGGCAATGAAAAAGCGGTGGCAGAGGTGCTAACAGAGCAGCTCGGTCAACTGGGCTTTGAGGTGACTCAACTTGCTGTACCTAGCGAGATCACTAACGGTTTTAATATCTATGGCAAGTTAACCGGCTCACTTGAAGGCAGCATCGTTTTCAGTAGCCATATGGATACTGTGACACCGGGTATTGGTATTGAACCGATTATTGAAGATGGCATTATTCGCTCTAAAGGCGACACCATTCTAGGCGGCGATGATAAATCGGGTATTGCGGCTGTGATGGAGGCGGTTCGCAGCATTCAAGAGCGCGGCGAAGCCCATAAAACCATTGAAGTGGCGTTTACTGTGTATGAAGAACGTGGCATGCATGGTGCTAAGAATTTTGATATCAGTAAGATTGAATCTAGCCAAGCTATCGTGCTCGATTCTGGCGGCCCTATTGGCACCATTATCACCACGGCGCCGGGCCAGCAAAGCCTAAAAGTGACCATCAAGGGTAAACCTGCCCATGCGGGTCTTGAGCCTGAGGCTGGGATTAACGCGTTAACGGTTGCTGCAGATGCCATCAGCAAAATGCAGTTGAGCCGTATCGATGATGAAACCACGGCTAACATTGGTGTAGTGCAAGGAGGCCAGGCAACCAATATCGTGATGCCTGAGCTGTATATTGAGGCGGAAGCGCGCTCACTCGATGATGACAAGCTGGCAAAGCAAGTGGCGCATATGGTGTCGACCTTTGAGGCGGCGGCGCAAAAGCATGGCGCTAGCGTTGAGATTGATTCGACTCGCTCTTATAACGCTTATCATATTGCGGATGATGACGCCCATGTGGTTGAGGTTAAAAATACATTTGCCGCCATAGGCATTGAGGCTATGACTAAACCTACTGGCGGTGGATCTGACGCCAATATCTTTAACGCGAATGGCTTAAAGACGGTTAACTTGTCGACGGGGATGTCGAAAGTTCACACCACTGATGAGTTCATCGCGGTAGCCGATTTGGCCGCAATCACTGAATTCGTTCACTGTTATCTGACCCGCTAA
- a CDS encoding dCMP deaminase family protein, with product MMTKWATRFLQMAELVASWSKDPSTQVGAVITEDNRIVSLGFNGYPHGISDSAETDNREMKLLKTLHAEENAILYAKRDLSGCEIWVTHFPCPNCAAKIIQTGLSTVHSPQPSEDFLSRWADKIKISQDMFDQAGVKVDWMQAD from the coding sequence ATGATGACAAAATGGGCGACACGTTTTTTACAGATGGCCGAGCTCGTTGCATCTTGGAGTAAAGATCCCTCCACACAAGTGGGCGCAGTGATCACCGAAGATAACCGAATTGTCTCATTAGGTTTTAACGGCTATCCCCATGGGATCTCCGATAGCGCCGAAACCGACAACCGAGAGATGAAGCTACTCAAAACCCTGCATGCCGAAGAGAATGCCATTCTCTACGCTAAGCGCGATCTTAGTGGCTGCGAGATCTGGGTGACGCATTTTCCCTGCCCTAACTGCGCCGCCAAGATAATCCAAACAGGATTAAGCACAGTCCATAGTCCACAACCAAGCGAAGACTTTCTGTCACGCTGGGCGGATAAGATTAAAATAAGCCAAGATATGTTTGACCAAGCAGGGGTTAAGGTTGATTGGATGCAGGCAGACTAA
- a CDS encoding Na+/H+ antiporter subunit E, giving the protein MSINEDKLLDKLAPDEKTRLLPRHAVSLCLTLSIFWWINSNYSNPLLLSLGAASILLVLYIAHRMNVIDYESLPIHLSAKMPGYMLWLAKEIIIANISVVKHIWLGNSSISPTLATIDATQRTDLGKVIYANSITLTPGTVAVGLVDDKVIIHALSKENIDTLKAGKMDRRVTELEK; this is encoded by the coding sequence ATGAGCATAAATGAAGATAAGTTATTAGATAAATTAGCACCCGATGAAAAAACGAGATTACTGCCAAGGCACGCAGTTAGCCTCTGCTTAACCCTGTCTATTTTCTGGTGGATTAACTCAAATTACAGTAACCCACTACTGCTGTCACTTGGGGCCGCTTCTATCCTGCTTGTGCTCTATATCGCACATAGGATGAATGTAATCGACTATGAGTCTCTACCAATTCACCTTTCTGCCAAAATGCCAGGCTACATGCTATGGCTAGCCAAAGAGATCATTATCGCTAATATTTCTGTGGTCAAACACATTTGGCTTGGCAATAGCAGCATCTCCCCAACTCTCGCCACAATAGACGCCACTCAGCGCACAGATCTTGGCAAGGTTATCTACGCCAACTCCATAACCTTGACGCCGGGTACCGTCGCGGTGGGCTTAGTCGATGATAAAGTCATCATCCACGCCTTGAGCAAGGAAAATATCGATACCTTAAAAGCCGGCAAGATGGATCGCCGGGTCACTGAATTGGAAAAATGA
- a CDS encoding monovalent cation/H+ antiporter complex subunit F: MLTAATIAILVVMLLAIIRCIVGPSLYDRILAFNMFGTKTVLLISVLGFLMGRPEFLDIAIVYALINFISVIGVLRFSDSVEFNQQHQEQTSTKEGKQ; encoded by the coding sequence ATGTTAACTGCAGCCACTATTGCCATTCTCGTTGTCATGCTCCTCGCGATCATCCGCTGCATCGTGGGGCCATCGCTATACGATCGAATCTTAGCATTCAATATGTTTGGCACTAAAACGGTGCTACTTATCTCTGTGCTGGGCTTTTTAATGGGTCGACCCGAGTTTTTAGATATCGCTATCGTATACGCCCTGATCAACTTTATCAGTGTTATCGGCGTACTACGCTTTTCTGACTCTGTTGAGTTCAATCAACAACATCAAGAGCAAACGTCAACCAAGGAGGGTAAACAATGA
- the mnhG gene encoding monovalent cation/H(+) antiporter subunit G → MNLLLEFASGLCLLLGCFLCLSGGIGILRFPDFYTRMHAVGVTDTLGAGMILIGLMLQNPQGIVLLKLMMILVLTLLINPAASHALAKAALRNNLHPQLDESSNKGGN, encoded by the coding sequence ATGAATCTCTTACTCGAGTTCGCGAGTGGATTGTGCTTATTGCTCGGCTGTTTTCTATGCCTATCTGGCGGCATTGGCATCTTGCGCTTCCCAGATTTTTATACTCGTATGCACGCGGTAGGGGTCACCGACACCTTAGGGGCAGGCATGATCCTCATCGGCTTGATGCTACAAAACCCACAGGGAATAGTACTACTTAAGTTGATGATGATCTTAGTGTTGACCCTATTGATTAACCCCGCTGCAAGTCATGCTCTGGCCAAAGCAGCCCTGCGTAACAACTTACACCCGCAGCTTGATGAGTCAAGCAACAAGGGAGGGAACTAG
- a CDS encoding Na(+)/H(+) antiporter subunit B encodes METLVDVVLLSFLVVIAIAIVRTKDLLAVVMLTGIYGLLSASFFVVLDAVDVAFTEASVGAGISGLLMLAAISMTGRTESPKRHKPLLALFVVLITGGMLIYGTMDMPYFGSFDAPIHQHVAPRYINDSMQEVGVPNIVTSVLASYRAFDTLGEVAVIFTAGIGVLSLLALPQRRKSYRLDEPKKEQMYQQHIVLRVISKALIPFILLFALYVQFHGDFGPGGGFQAGVIFAAAIILYAMLFGLDNAKRVFSLSLFQLLAAIGLLLYASVGVVSLFNGGNFLDYNVLADDPIAGQHLGILLIELGVGCTVASVMIIIFFNFAGRREAQQHSTKQNCHELISPELNRNVLNSTELNSTELNSAELSITVLNNGEVK; translated from the coding sequence ATCGAAACCTTAGTTGATGTCGTTCTATTAAGCTTTCTCGTCGTGATTGCTATCGCCATTGTTCGGACAAAAGATCTATTGGCCGTAGTGATGTTGACGGGGATCTATGGATTACTCTCTGCAAGCTTTTTTGTTGTATTAGATGCTGTGGATGTGGCCTTTACCGAAGCCTCTGTAGGCGCAGGTATATCTGGTTTATTGATGCTGGCAGCCATCAGCATGACAGGCCGCACCGAGTCGCCTAAGCGTCACAAGCCTTTACTGGCTTTATTTGTGGTACTTATCACAGGTGGCATGCTGATCTACGGCACCATGGATATGCCTTACTTTGGCAGTTTCGATGCACCTATTCATCAACATGTCGCACCTCGTTACATTAATGACTCGATGCAGGAGGTCGGTGTACCCAATATTGTCACCTCGGTACTCGCGAGCTACCGAGCATTTGATACCTTAGGTGAGGTAGCCGTTATCTTTACTGCCGGCATTGGGGTGTTATCACTCTTGGCATTGCCGCAACGACGTAAGTCATATCGCTTAGATGAGCCCAAAAAAGAGCAGATGTATCAGCAGCATATCGTACTGCGAGTCATCAGCAAAGCCTTGATCCCTTTCATCCTGCTGTTTGCACTCTATGTGCAGTTCCACGGCGATTTTGGTCCCGGAGGGGGCTTTCAAGCTGGGGTGATCTTTGCCGCAGCAATCATTCTCTATGCCATGTTATTTGGCTTAGACAATGCCAAGCGTGTCTTTAGTCTATCGCTGTTCCAACTGCTCGCAGCTATCGGACTCTTGCTATACGCCAGTGTTGGTGTGGTCTCGCTATTTAACGGAGGTAACTTCTTAGATTACAACGTATTGGCCGACGACCCTATTGCTGGCCAGCACTTAGGTATTTTGCTGATCGAGCTTGGTGTGGGCTGCACCGTCGCCTCAGTGATGATCATTATCTTTTTCAACTTTGCCGGCCGCAGAGAAGCACAACAGCACTCTACTAAACAGAACTGTCATGAACTAATCAGTCCAGAACTAAACCGCAATGTTCTAAATAGTACTGAGCTAAACAGTACTGAACTAAACAGTGCTGAGCTAAGCATTACTGTACTAAACAACGGCGAGGTGAAGTAA
- a CDS encoding cation:proton antiporter subunit C — translation MILGLYNYWIVVLLMMIGFYIVIAHGNLIKKLVGLTIFQTSVFIFYISMGNVDSGSAPILAEGVSRYSNPLPHVLILTAIVVGIATTALGLALVVRIKESYGSIEEDEIQIQDQLTEDKT, via the coding sequence ATGATACTGGGACTCTATAACTACTGGATCGTGGTATTACTGATGATGATAGGTTTTTATATCGTCATCGCCCATGGCAACCTAATCAAAAAATTAGTTGGCTTAACGATTTTTCAGACCTCGGTTTTTATCTTTTATATCAGTATGGGCAATGTCGATAGTGGTAGCGCGCCAATCTTGGCCGAAGGAGTGAGCCGTTACTCAAATCCCCTCCCCCATGTGCTTATTCTCACCGCAATTGTGGTCGGTATTGCCACGACCGCACTAGGGCTCGCCTTGGTGGTAAGAATCAAAGAATCATACGGCTCTATAGAAGAGGATGAGATTCAAATTCAAGATCAGCTGACTGAGGACAAAACATAG
- a CDS encoding monovalent cation/H+ antiporter subunit D family protein, which translates to MLAHLPILQVIVPLMAAPLCWFLDRSRLVWLFALLVSGFSCLTSIALLQQVMSSGTILYQLGGWDAPWGIEYRIDELNALLLLIISTISTIVLFAAQTSLQKELPKERHTLFYSLYLLSLTGMFGIVATGDLFNVFVFLEISSLSGYALIALGKDRRALWAAYQYLIMGTIGATFILIGIGLLYQMTGTLNMDDLANRLPEVDQTRTVFAAFAFLIVGVCLKLALFPLHLWLPNAYAYAPSIVTAFLAATATKVAVYLLIRFTYTIFGIELSFSILPLQNLFMVLGLVGIFAASTAAIYKTNVKHIFAYSSIAQVGYMIIGYAINTPTGLMATLLHLFNHALMKSALFLALGAVMYRIGSVQLSQFQGLGRQMPLTMAAIVVGGLSLIGVPLTVGFISKWYLLIAAVEAGMWPVAVLVLLGSLLAVLYIWRIVEIAYFKPPVPGREPVKEAPWTFLVPIWVLVLANIYFGIDTRLSVQVAQAASQSLFGINP; encoded by the coding sequence GTGTTAGCACATCTGCCTATTTTACAAGTCATTGTGCCACTGATGGCGGCACCGCTATGCTGGTTTCTAGACCGCTCCAGACTCGTGTGGCTGTTCGCCCTCTTAGTGAGCGGTTTTTCCTGCCTAACCAGCATAGCCCTACTGCAACAAGTGATGAGCTCCGGCACCATTCTTTATCAGCTTGGGGGCTGGGACGCGCCTTGGGGGATCGAATATCGCATCGATGAGCTCAACGCCCTTTTACTGCTGATCATCTCAACTATTAGTACCATCGTCCTGTTTGCCGCACAAACCAGTCTTCAAAAAGAGCTGCCTAAAGAGCGTCACACGCTGTTTTACAGCCTCTACCTGCTGTCATTGACTGGGATGTTCGGCATCGTCGCCACTGGCGATCTGTTTAATGTATTCGTATTTCTAGAGATCTCCTCGTTATCAGGCTACGCCCTGATTGCTTTGGGCAAAGATAGACGCGCTCTTTGGGCCGCCTACCAATATCTGATCATGGGGACTATCGGCGCGACCTTTATTCTGATCGGCATCGGTCTGCTGTATCAGATGACAGGCACGCTAAATATGGATGATCTCGCCAACCGGCTACCAGAGGTTGACCAAACACGTACCGTATTTGCCGCGTTTGCCTTCTTAATCGTTGGGGTCTGTTTAAAGTTGGCACTATTTCCACTGCATCTATGGTTACCTAACGCCTACGCCTATGCTCCTTCAATAGTGACTGCATTCCTCGCCGCTACGGCAACTAAAGTTGCGGTTTACTTATTGATCCGCTTCACCTATACGATATTTGGCATCGAGCTTTCCTTCTCCATCCTGCCACTGCAGAACTTATTTATGGTCCTCGGGCTGGTTGGCATATTCGCCGCTTCTACTGCGGCGATATATAAAACCAATGTTAAACATATCTTTGCCTACTCGAGCATCGCTCAGGTTGGCTACATGATTATTGGCTACGCCATCAACACCCCCACAGGGCTTATGGCTACTCTGCTGCACCTGTTTAATCACGCCTTAATGAAGAGTGCGCTGTTTTTAGCGCTAGGCGCGGTGATGTACCGTATCGGCAGCGTACAACTTAGCCAGTTCCAAGGGCTAGGACGACAGATGCCGCTAACCATGGCCGCCATAGTTGTAGGCGGGTTAAGTTTGATAGGCGTCCCCCTGACAGTCGGTTTTATCAGCAAGTGGTATCTGCTCATCGCCGCCGTTGAGGCTGGAATGTGGCCAGTGGCGGTGTTGGTGCTACTCGGTTCATTACTGGCTGTGCTTTATATATGGCGAATCGTTGAAATCGCCTATTTCAAGCCCCCCGTACCGGGTCGTGAACCCGTCAAGGAAGCCCCTTGGACCTTCCTTGTCCCGATTTGGGTGCTGGTACTGGCCAATATCTATTTTGGCATCGATACCCGCCTTAGTGTGCAGGTGGCACAGGCGGCCTCTCAAAGCTTGTTTGGAATTAACCCATGA
- a CDS encoding monovalent cation/H+ antiporter subunit D family protein, protein MNHSLDLLLQLTIILPLLATLAILATGKHPNLREAVTISISLAVMYCVINLYQGLSAGASIEVFWWQLLPGLEVSFVVEPLGMLFALIASFLWLITTLYAIGYMRGHGEENQTRFYLCFALAISAVMGLAFSANLFTLFIFYEVLTLSTYPLVTHAGTEKAKQGGRVYLGILLGTSIAFFLLAIILTWFVAGTLDFKPGGVFHTDVDTSLLGAILVLFVFGIGKAAIMPFHRWLPAAMVAPTPVSALLHAVAVVKAGVFTILKICVFIFGIELLPTLPTTEFLLYLAGASVLLASIVAMRQDNLKARLAYSTVSQLGYITIGALLATSSGVIGSSMHIATHAFGKITLFFCAGAILVATHKSKVSEMRGLGFTMPVTMAAFFIASLSIIGVPPAGGTWSKWFLLMGTMETEHWVIMMVLMVSSLLNIAYLLPIPYHAFFPGKGHAATKTGIKEAPLMSLIALSITTLGCLILFIYPQPLYELAKTILTVPGVSHGQ, encoded by the coding sequence ATGAATCACTCTTTGGATCTATTGCTACAGCTAACCATTATATTGCCGCTGCTTGCCACTTTGGCGATCTTGGCAACGGGAAAGCACCCCAACCTTCGTGAGGCTGTAACGATAAGCATCAGCCTTGCCGTTATGTACTGTGTGATAAACCTATATCAAGGGCTCAGTGCAGGCGCATCTATCGAGGTGTTTTGGTGGCAACTGCTACCGGGCTTGGAAGTGAGCTTTGTGGTTGAGCCTTTAGGTATGCTGTTTGCCCTCATTGCCAGCTTTCTGTGGCTCATTACCACCCTATACGCCATCGGCTATATGCGCGGCCATGGGGAGGAGAATCAAACCCGCTTTTACCTCTGCTTTGCGTTGGCCATAAGCGCAGTGATGGGATTAGCATTTTCCGCCAACCTGTTTACCCTGTTTATCTTCTACGAAGTCTTGACCCTGTCCACCTATCCTTTAGTGACCCACGCTGGCACAGAAAAAGCCAAGCAAGGGGGGCGCGTATACTTAGGGATCTTACTCGGGACCTCCATCGCCTTCTTCCTTTTAGCGATTATCTTGACCTGGTTTGTGGCCGGCACCTTAGACTTCAAACCCGGCGGCGTGTTTCACACTGATGTTGATACCAGCTTACTGGGAGCCATACTGGTACTGTTTGTGTTTGGTATTGGTAAGGCGGCCATCATGCCGTTCCATCGTTGGCTCCCCGCCGCTATGGTGGCGCCAACACCGGTGAGTGCCCTGCTGCATGCGGTAGCTGTGGTCAAGGCTGGGGTGTTCACCATCTTAAAGATCTGCGTGTTTATCTTTGGTATCGAGCTACTACCTACTCTGCCTACGACCGAATTCCTGCTCTATTTAGCTGGCGCATCGGTATTGCTCGCCTCCATAGTGGCAATGCGTCAGGATAACTTAAAAGCACGACTCGCCTACTCAACGGTGAGTCAACTGGGCTATATCACCATAGGCGCACTGCTGGCCACCTCATCAGGGGTCATTGGTAGCTCGATGCATATTGCAACCCACGCTTTTGGCAAGATCACCCTATTCTTCTGTGCAGGCGCGATTCTGGTTGCGACCCATAAATCAAAAGTAAGTGAAATGCGCGGCCTCGGCTTTACCATGCCTGTCACCATGGCGGCTTTTTTTATCGCCAGTCTAAGTATTATTGGTGTTCCACCCGCAGGCGGTACGTGGAGTAAGTGGTTCCTGTTAATGGGCACAATGGAAACCGAACATTGGGTCATTATGATGGTGCTGATGGTGAGCTCTCTGCTCAATATCGCCTATCTTCTACCTATTCCATACCATGCCTTTTTCCCAGGCAAGGGCCATGCCGCAACTAAGACTGGGATCAAGGAAGCCCCTCTCATGTCATTAATCGCGCTGTCCATCACCACCCTAGGTTGCTTGATTCTATTCATCTATCCGCAACCCCTCTATGAGTTGGCAAAAACCATCTTAACTGTACCGGGAGTCAGCCATGGACAATAA